One segment of Anatilimnocola aggregata DNA contains the following:
- a CDS encoding dockerin type I domain-containing protein: MPVSKNKPSHSSSLGRNRKQVANDAAKYKPRRATARKVFFESLETRSMMAFTPGDVFASTVLAPQALYDVTGGGDLSAATPVASLGDRTFGQITWSRDLSTAYIALFDSGAVLTVDSTGIVNTFATGLTSPAGIILTSDDRLLVSEYSSGEITNITSGGDFTGVTAYATGLGLPRNMVQLADGRILVGEDSTGQVTDLGVGGDLSAATPFAFGMGNASDIVQSSSGAIYASDRSGQKVFNITAGGDFSAATPFATGRFFVGLTFDGAGRFLATNDNTPDIYDISSGGSFAAATPFATLPAGTSLDSVLDTVPALAGTLVPTLTGGNLVITDSDATGKNNSLTISNNGAAIVITDATETFAGTGGIAGAALSNGGKTLTVPIGSITGMEVIINGMDGNDTLTANVATALGKILTFNGGDPTIAPGDKLVVTGGSHSTGTLNHTNATDGSVVLGASTINYTGLEPVDITGTTITNLVINLPDVAGTPDDTELSLTGGGTILTVTSLVAAHELDNIALAAFTTVTVNARAGDDIIRIDASMSTFNKALTINGGAGADTFVFEASIAAPGTITVNGGIGSDTLDYAAYQVAAVDSAVDVNLTATAANGFSGNVKVGAPTITSFTEIDAVSGNSNTTTDSLTGLNAVSTWTIDEPASSKYVSTGTLNFSNLENLNGGSAADSFAVINPAAVAFTLAGGSGANTLDVSGAGATTVTITNDGVPAGFDGTFGASNFTSIDSFKGAAGSTLIGDDADSTWTINDGVPSTYATAARTANIAGFNNLQGGSAKDTFNVVDNGAIATYSLKGGDGIDAFNFGDANNLTKINNPISVDGETDGATLTLNDQGTNSNVNYSISATTIGRMGGTVTFDDITNLTLNATNGTNTISVTAAPTASGIKTLNGGSGADTLDLTGAGVTAVTITNNNVSAGFDGNFAGVDFTSIDSFVGTTGSSFTGDDADSTWTINDGGTSTYATAARTANISGFNSLQGGAGLDAFNVVNNNTTALYTLKGGAGLDAFNFGVNSLLTSGKNVSVFGEADTANLTLDDTSTNANRNYSLTTTTLARRDAANVLLGEITHDAINNLTLNASNGANKITLTGMPTVTGTVKLNGGTGDDTLEVAGINPAKVTLTALTGVPSTTGFNGTVESSMKSLDFTGVEAITAAAAAGDELVGMDVASTWTIDESAGNTSKYVNNASPARPLRFAGFDTLQGRSFVDTFNVLNNSTTATFSLKGGASLDAFNFGNANKLDGITYPISVDGETASATLTLNDQGDNTNIDYKLNGGQVGRDGNPISYASISTLNLNAGNGSNKFIVLEKPTAGQTIITAGTGNDTLDFTNFKVLGADKGANVALTSIAAAAAVVGGATGKVSVSNVAASDFLSFSAIENFKGSTAATDDTFNGLAGDSEWIINTTTGSTYKQTSTATKTVPIVEFEVLNGGAGKDTFKVQVNNGETFSLNGNAGNDSFLIADGTNVLAGIESLKLNGGINAADLDELTLLDSSQNADKNYKLSPTSIDFEGQSITPSGGTSFNIESIKLQASNGTNTIEVVDGNFGDFNGTSTEAAIITLSHAVNGKSTALTINDTGDTAANTWAIDGERTTRTIPTQSLTVNYKATLLSSYKLNAGEGNDTITIAKVGTLATPAPTTVNAHLGNDSITVRATNHATVINGEDGNDTITLADTTAALSKFDNYAAGLTVNGGNNPAVPTRTVFKGGSTPDDIKFNAKSSVEAQGDTLSLSDFGNSTDPVAKYTITSIQVARTSPTAKTFAYSNIELLNVTANQKITDVTINMPSAAPDLPTVVSVDGGGAPASVDNRVHIIGTVADDKITVGNLETNELNRSQFELTNVTRLWVEGAQGADVIHNRSSVPGLLDGDQTKANAMVQAGNQNDVISSDAQSKQIGAIIYSPVLLGNDGIDFLHTTNSSATGTTFLVGDFFVNNTVPYVFGSGTQTSRIQVVNTGLPAPNTYAQAGDKYSTTHAGISKRNQVLARLDNWIKGKFALIGDPQASSLTVIEWLQAQLPLAVTPLAIAKMYAPINKAIRDFIREPGPATIANPANPTVVTSPTYQPLGKALPSGTLPPDSPLLNGGEAVEEEYYSVMMTNPIEPSDVNFDGRITAFDALAIINELNRKGTRAIDTTPGGEFSGDNVDGTQPINLLDVNGDMMLTAMDALIIINKLNRSETTYEMPAYLNDYSLIDNAEAVQNQQFAEQFTASQSQANSVTDEALLALLAAELDDNDAE, encoded by the coding sequence ATGCCTGTATCGAAAAACAAGCCGTCCCATTCGTCGAGCCTCGGCCGCAATCGCAAGCAAGTCGCCAACGATGCCGCGAAGTACAAGCCACGCCGGGCAACAGCCCGCAAGGTCTTTTTTGAGTCCTTAGAAACCCGCAGCATGATGGCGTTCACACCGGGGGATGTGTTTGCAAGCACTGTCCTGGCTCCGCAAGCTTTGTACGACGTCACCGGCGGCGGAGATCTCTCAGCGGCAACTCCCGTTGCGAGCTTGGGGGACCGGACTTTCGGGCAGATTACCTGGTCGCGCGATCTGAGCACAGCCTACATCGCGCTGTTCGACTCCGGCGCTGTGTTAACCGTAGATTCCACCGGCATCGTCAACACCTTTGCCACTGGTCTGACGAGTCCCGCTGGGATAATCCTAACCAGCGACGACCGTCTGCTCGTGTCGGAATACAGCTCTGGAGAGATCACGAACATCACTAGTGGCGGCGACTTTACTGGCGTGACAGCCTATGCAACGGGATTAGGTCTTCCCCGGAACATGGTGCAACTGGCAGACGGCAGAATCCTGGTGGGAGAAGATAGCACCGGCCAGGTAACCGACCTTGGCGTTGGCGGAGATTTGTCAGCAGCCACTCCGTTCGCCTTCGGTATGGGAAATGCTTCCGACATCGTGCAGTCCAGCAGCGGCGCGATCTACGCGAGTGATCGTTCTGGTCAAAAAGTCTTCAATATCACGGCTGGTGGGGATTTTTCCGCAGCAACCCCGTTTGCAACGGGACGTTTCTTCGTGGGCCTGACGTTTGACGGCGCCGGACGCTTCCTGGCGACAAACGATAACACTCCAGACATCTATGATATTTCTTCGGGCGGCAGTTTTGCTGCTGCGACTCCGTTTGCGACCCTACCGGCTGGCACCAGCCTTGATTCCGTTCTCGACACCGTGCCAGCTCTGGCCGGCACACTGGTGCCCACCCTCACCGGCGGGAATCTGGTCATCACGGATTCCGATGCGACGGGCAAGAACAACAGCCTGACGATCTCCAACAACGGTGCCGCGATTGTCATTACGGATGCTACTGAAACCTTCGCCGGTACGGGCGGCATCGCCGGGGCTGCGCTCAGCAACGGCGGCAAAACTCTGACGGTCCCGATTGGCTCGATCACCGGCATGGAGGTAATCATCAACGGCATGGACGGGAACGACACGCTGACCGCCAACGTTGCGACTGCCTTGGGAAAAATCCTGACCTTCAACGGTGGCGATCCGACAATTGCCCCTGGCGACAAGCTCGTGGTCACCGGCGGAAGCCATTCGACCGGTACACTGAATCACACCAATGCTACCGACGGCAGCGTGGTTCTCGGCGCGAGTACGATCAATTACACCGGCTTGGAACCGGTCGACATCACCGGCACGACGATCACCAATCTCGTCATCAATCTGCCCGATGTCGCCGGCACGCCGGACGACACCGAATTGAGCCTCACCGGTGGTGGGACCATCCTGACGGTGACGAGCCTAGTCGCCGCGCATGAGCTCGATAACATCGCGCTCGCGGCCTTCACGACCGTCACGGTCAATGCCCGAGCTGGCGACGACATCATTCGAATTGATGCTTCGATGTCGACCTTCAACAAAGCTCTCACCATCAACGGCGGGGCTGGTGCCGACACGTTTGTCTTCGAAGCATCCATTGCCGCCCCTGGGACGATTACCGTCAATGGTGGCATTGGCAGCGACACCCTCGACTATGCCGCCTATCAGGTCGCGGCCGTCGATAGTGCGGTGGATGTGAATCTGACCGCCACCGCGGCGAATGGATTCAGCGGCAACGTCAAGGTCGGCGCGCCCACGATCACGTCGTTTACCGAAATCGATGCCGTGAGCGGCAACAGCAACACCACGACGGACTCGCTCACGGGTCTCAATGCCGTATCGACTTGGACCATCGATGAGCCCGCCAGCAGCAAGTATGTTTCGACGGGCACGCTGAACTTTTCCAATCTCGAGAACCTAAACGGCGGCTCGGCTGCTGATAGTTTCGCGGTGATTAACCCAGCCGCAGTCGCCTTCACCTTGGCGGGCGGATCGGGAGCGAACACACTCGATGTTTCCGGCGCTGGCGCGACGACCGTCACCATCACGAACGACGGAGTCCCCGCTGGTTTCGATGGCACATTCGGCGCATCCAACTTCACTAGCATCGATTCCTTCAAGGGTGCCGCCGGAAGCACGCTGATCGGTGACGATGCCGATTCGACCTGGACGATCAACGACGGCGTCCCAAGCACTTATGCCACCGCTGCCCGCACGGCGAACATCGCCGGGTTCAACAACTTGCAGGGTGGTTCCGCCAAGGACACGTTCAACGTCGTGGATAATGGCGCGATCGCAACCTACTCGCTCAAGGGTGGCGATGGTATCGATGCCTTCAACTTTGGCGATGCCAACAACCTGACGAAGATCAATAATCCAATCAGCGTTGATGGTGAAACAGATGGTGCCACGCTGACGCTCAACGATCAGGGAACTAATTCCAATGTCAATTACTCAATCAGCGCGACGACCATTGGTCGAATGGGCGGCACGGTCACGTTCGACGACATCACAAACTTGACGCTCAATGCTACCAACGGCACGAACACTATCAGCGTGACTGCTGCTCCCACGGCTTCCGGCATCAAGACCTTGAACGGCGGTTCGGGTGCTGACACCCTCGATCTCACCGGCGCTGGAGTGACGGCGGTCACGATCACGAACAACAATGTCAGCGCCGGCTTTGACGGCAATTTTGCCGGCGTGGACTTCACCAGCATCGACTCGTTCGTGGGTACCACGGGGAGCAGCTTTACGGGCGATGACGCCGACTCAACTTGGACGATCAACGACGGCGGCACGAGCACCTACGCAACTGCAGCCCGCACTGCGAATATCTCCGGATTTAACAGCTTGCAGGGTGGTGCGGGGCTCGATGCGTTCAATGTCGTAAATAACAATACGACAGCGCTCTACACGCTCAAGGGTGGTGCGGGGCTCGATGCGTTCAACTTCGGTGTGAATTCGTTGCTAACAAGCGGCAAGAATGTTTCGGTCTTCGGTGAGGCCGATACCGCGAACTTGACACTCGATGACACGTCGACAAATGCGAATCGAAATTACTCCTTGACCACCACGACGCTGGCTCGGCGTGATGCTGCCAATGTGCTGCTGGGAGAGATTACTCACGACGCCATCAACAATTTGACGCTGAACGCCAGCAACGGCGCCAACAAGATCACGCTAACCGGCATGCCGACCGTGACGGGAACCGTCAAGTTGAACGGCGGAACTGGCGACGACACGCTCGAAGTCGCGGGCATCAATCCCGCCAAGGTGACGCTCACCGCGTTGACTGGTGTGCCGTCCACGACCGGCTTTAATGGCACAGTGGAAAGCAGCATGAAGTCGCTCGACTTCACCGGTGTGGAAGCCATCACCGCAGCCGCGGCTGCCGGCGATGAATTAGTGGGCATGGATGTCGCCAGCACCTGGACGATCGACGAATCCGCTGGTAACACGAGCAAGTACGTCAACAACGCGAGCCCCGCACGTCCATTGCGGTTCGCAGGCTTCGATACGCTCCAAGGCCGTTCGTTCGTCGACACCTTCAACGTGCTCAACAATAGCACGACGGCGACGTTCTCGCTCAAGGGCGGAGCCAGCCTCGACGCGTTCAATTTCGGCAACGCGAACAAGCTCGATGGCATCACCTATCCAATCAGTGTGGATGGCGAAACCGCCTCGGCCACGCTCACGCTGAACGATCAGGGCGATAACACCAACATCGATTACAAGTTGAACGGCGGCCAGGTCGGGCGCGATGGCAACCCCATCAGCTATGCGTCGATCTCAACGCTCAATTTGAATGCCGGCAATGGCAGCAACAAGTTCATCGTGCTGGAAAAGCCGACCGCTGGTCAAACCATAATCACCGCTGGCACCGGCAACGACACGCTCGATTTCACCAACTTCAAGGTCTTAGGTGCCGACAAGGGAGCCAATGTAGCGTTGACCAGCATCGCTGCCGCTGCGGCAGTGGTGGGGGGGGCGACCGGCAAAGTCTCGGTGTCCAATGTGGCGGCTTCCGATTTCCTATCGTTCTCTGCCATCGAAAACTTCAAAGGCAGCACTGCAGCCACCGACGACACGTTCAACGGCCTGGCTGGTGACAGCGAGTGGATCATCAACACAACGACAGGCAGCACCTATAAGCAGACTTCAACCGCAACAAAGACGGTGCCAATCGTCGAGTTCGAAGTACTCAACGGTGGTGCGGGCAAGGACACCTTTAAGGTGCAGGTAAATAATGGCGAGACGTTCTCGCTGAACGGCAACGCCGGAAATGATTCGTTTTTGATCGCGGACGGCACCAATGTGCTGGCCGGCATCGAATCGCTGAAGCTCAACGGCGGCATCAATGCTGCCGACCTCGACGAACTCACACTGCTGGATTCGTCGCAGAACGCCGACAAAAACTACAAGTTGTCGCCAACTTCCATCGACTTCGAAGGCCAGTCGATCACGCCGTCGGGCGGCACTTCCTTCAATATCGAGTCGATCAAGCTTCAGGCCAGCAACGGCACCAATACGATTGAGGTCGTCGACGGAAACTTCGGAGATTTTAACGGCACCAGCACCGAAGCTGCAATAATCACGCTCAGCCATGCCGTCAACGGCAAGTCAACGGCACTCACAATCAACGACACCGGCGATACGGCCGCCAATACGTGGGCCATCGATGGCGAAAGGACGACTCGCACCATTCCCACGCAGTCGCTCACCGTCAACTACAAAGCCACGTTGCTCTCGTCGTACAAGCTGAACGCCGGCGAAGGGAACGACACGATCACGATTGCCAAGGTCGGTACTCTCGCCACTCCAGCGCCAACAACAGTCAACGCTCACCTCGGCAACGACTCCATTACCGTCCGGGCTACGAATCACGCCACGGTCATCAATGGCGAAGATGGCAATGACACGATTACCCTGGCTGACACAACGGCGGCTCTTAGCAAATTCGACAACTACGCCGCTGGCTTGACGGTTAACGGTGGTAACAATCCCGCTGTGCCCACTCGCACGGTGTTCAAAGGCGGCAGCACACCGGACGATATCAAGTTCAATGCGAAGTCCAGCGTGGAAGCCCAAGGTGACACCCTGAGCCTGAGTGACTTCGGAAATTCCACGGATCCAGTCGCGAAGTACACAATCACAAGTATTCAGGTTGCGCGGACATCACCTACTGCCAAGACATTCGCTTACTCGAATATCGAGTTGTTGAATGTTACGGCCAATCAGAAAATCACTGACGTCACCATCAACATGCCATCCGCAGCACCCGATCTTCCCACGGTTGTTTCAGTGGATGGCGGCGGTGCTCCAGCGAGTGTTGATAACCGCGTTCACATTATTGGGACTGTTGCAGACGATAAAATCACAGTCGGCAATCTAGAAACCAACGAGTTGAATCGTTCGCAGTTTGAGTTGACGAATGTCACTCGTTTGTGGGTCGAAGGTGCTCAAGGTGCCGATGTCATTCACAATCGTTCCAGCGTGCCCGGCTTGCTTGACGGAGATCAAACCAAAGCGAATGCCATGGTTCAAGCTGGCAATCAGAACGACGTCATCAGTTCCGACGCTCAAAGTAAACAAATAGGAGCAATCATTTATAGTCCGGTGCTACTCGGCAACGACGGCATCGACTTTTTGCATACGACAAATTCGTCGGCAACTGGTACGACCTTCCTCGTGGGCGACTTCTTTGTCAACAACACGGTCCCTTACGTGTTCGGCAGCGGGACGCAGACTAGCCGCATTCAAGTGGTTAATACAGGCCTCCCTGCGCCGAACACCTATGCCCAAGCTGGCGACAAGTACTCGACCACGCATGCCGGCATCTCCAAGCGAAACCAGGTTCTCGCCCGCCTCGATAATTGGATCAAGGGCAAGTTCGCACTCATTGGCGATCCGCAAGCTTCCAGCCTCACGGTCATCGAGTGGCTCCAAGCACAATTGCCACTGGCAGTCACGCCGCTGGCCATTGCCAAGATGTACGCACCAATCAATAAAGCGATCCGCGACTTTATCCGCGAGCCTGGCCCAGCGACGATTGCCAACCCCGCTAACCCGACAGTGGTCACCAGCCCGACATACCAACCATTGGGCAAGGCCTTGCCTTCAGGTACTTTGCCCCCTGATTCGCCACTTTTGAACGGTGGCGAAGCTGTGGAAGAAGAGTATTATTCAGTAATGATGACCAATCCGATCGAACCCTCGGATGTGAACTTTGACGGTCGCATCACTGCCTTCGATGCACTGGCCATCATCAACGAGTTGAATCGCAAGGGAACTCGCGCGATCGATACTACGCCCGGCGGCGAATTCAGCGGCGATAATGTCGACGGCACTCAGCCGATTAATCTCCTCGACGTCAACGGCGATATGATGCTCACCGCCATGGACGCCCTCATCATCATCAACAAGCTGAATCGCAGTGAGACGACCTACGAGATGCCAGCCTATCTGAACGACTACTCGCTAATCGACAATGCAGAAGCTGTCCAGAATCAGCAGTTCGCCGAACAGTTCACCGCCAGCCAGAGCCAGGCGAACAGTGTGACCGACGAAGCGCTCCTAGCCCTGCTGGCCGCAGAGCTGGATGACAACGACGCGGAATAA
- a CDS encoding Kelch repeat-containing protein, producing MRRLSMCSYLVRSLSWLAPLAMLAFTTALLINSPVWSQEDAPKNKKKGEAKAEAKTERKKKAEPKPKPKAELKVELEYPPKLPGGQEIVTDTSPEFLKPLKELPEGVEIAKTPPTIDFAYLPEQTYAARPWSNWGESVVHDGKYYCGYGDHLAPQGNGFVVEYDPSTKKFRTLINTKKLLNMPEGHYAPGKIHSRLGVGKDGWLYCTTHRGSTTITTDQYHYKGDWIIRANPATGVQEVVQAAPVEKHCLPCAHLDPDRLIIYGGSAPGSKTDTRGIQFWAYDLANRKMIYSGPDGPARAMMVSKSTGNVYFVPGAGNEPLMRFNPKSGKAPEKIEGSLGIRAASDETPQGKIYCASQAGSSVGGCELYEFDTKTEKIRSLGLASVGTEHYVAALSAEATGKYIYYAPGAHGGGYRDGSPVVQFNTHTGKRKVIAFLHPFYQAKYGVAVHGTYAVSVTPDGSQVFICWNAARGTKGWDTVALTSIKIPASERE from the coding sequence ATGCGTCGATTGTCGATGTGTTCATACCTCGTTCGCTCGCTCAGTTGGCTCGCCCCACTAGCGATGCTCGCTTTCACAACCGCCCTCCTAATCAATTCGCCAGTCTGGTCCCAAGAGGACGCTCCCAAAAATAAGAAGAAGGGCGAAGCAAAGGCGGAGGCCAAAACCGAAAGGAAGAAGAAAGCCGAACCTAAACCCAAGCCGAAAGCTGAGCTCAAGGTTGAACTCGAATATCCCCCCAAACTGCCCGGCGGCCAGGAAATTGTCACCGACACTTCCCCAGAATTCCTGAAACCCTTGAAAGAACTGCCGGAAGGCGTAGAGATTGCCAAGACGCCGCCGACGATCGATTTTGCGTATCTGCCAGAGCAAACTTATGCCGCTCGCCCTTGGTCGAATTGGGGCGAAAGCGTGGTGCACGATGGCAAGTATTACTGCGGTTACGGCGACCACCTGGCTCCGCAAGGAAATGGGTTCGTCGTTGAATACGACCCCTCCACCAAGAAATTCCGCACACTCATCAATACGAAGAAGCTGTTGAACATGCCGGAAGGGCACTACGCTCCCGGCAAAATTCATAGCCGTCTCGGCGTCGGCAAAGATGGCTGGCTCTACTGCACCACGCACCGCGGTTCGACCACCATCACCACCGATCAATACCATTACAAGGGTGACTGGATCATCCGCGCTAACCCCGCCACCGGGGTGCAAGAAGTTGTCCAGGCCGCTCCGGTTGAAAAGCATTGCTTGCCCTGTGCTCACCTCGACCCTGACCGACTCATTATCTACGGAGGCAGTGCCCCGGGCAGCAAAACGGATACACGCGGCATTCAGTTCTGGGCCTATGACCTGGCCAATCGCAAGATGATCTACTCGGGTCCCGATGGCCCAGCTCGCGCGATGATGGTCTCGAAGTCGACTGGCAATGTGTATTTCGTTCCAGGTGCCGGCAACGAACCGCTGATGCGCTTCAATCCCAAGTCGGGCAAGGCTCCCGAGAAAATCGAAGGCTCGCTCGGCATTCGCGCTGCCAGCGACGAAACCCCACAAGGGAAGATCTATTGCGCTTCGCAAGCGGGCTCATCGGTCGGCGGGTGCGAACTGTATGAGTTCGACACCAAAACCGAAAAGATCCGCTCGCTGGGATTGGCTTCTGTCGGCACCGAGCATTACGTTGCCGCACTCTCGGCCGAGGCCACTGGCAAGTACATCTATTATGCTCCTGGCGCTCACGGTGGCGGCTATCGCGATGGCTCGCCCGTCGTGCAATTCAACACTCACACCGGCAAGCGCAAGGTCATTGCGTTCCTCCATCCTTTCTATCAAGCGAAGTACGGTGTGGCCGTTCATGGCACCTATGCAGTATCGGTCACTCCCGATGGAAGTCAGGTCTTCATCTGTTGGAATGCCGCCCGCGGTACCAAGGGGTGGGATACAGTGGCTTTGACTTCGATCAAGATTCCCGCCAGCGAACGGGAATGA
- a CDS encoding histone deacetylase family protein, with protein MTLLYHSPLFQTHKTGAHPEKPERLATIDRHFKQVGMYERCKTAEWKPATAEQIERIHTKAYVAELEKFAASGGGRIEADTVMSPESFSVAHQAAGAVCAAVKAVVKGEDKSAMCLVRPPGHHALEKSAMGFCLLNNIAVAAKCAIAEHELDRVLIVDWDVHHGNGTQDVFYTDEQVSFFSMHRWPFYPGTGDKDETGSGRGLGHTKNVPVAFGTPREKILSQFAKELESFAEKTKPQLVLISAGFDAHVRDPIGSLELETEDFRELTKIVQRVADAHAKGRIVSALEGGYQPQRLAESLEVHLDELLKKS; from the coding sequence ATGACCCTCCTTTACCACAGCCCGCTGTTTCAAACGCATAAGACGGGAGCACATCCGGAGAAACCCGAACGACTGGCGACGATCGACCGGCATTTCAAGCAAGTCGGCATGTACGAACGGTGCAAGACTGCAGAATGGAAGCCCGCGACTGCCGAACAGATCGAGCGGATTCATACCAAGGCGTATGTCGCGGAGTTGGAAAAGTTCGCGGCTAGCGGCGGAGGGCGAATCGAAGCCGACACCGTCATGAGCCCTGAGAGCTTTTCGGTCGCCCATCAGGCTGCCGGGGCCGTTTGTGCAGCCGTAAAAGCTGTCGTGAAAGGGGAAGACAAGTCGGCTATGTGTCTGGTGAGGCCGCCCGGTCATCATGCGCTGGAAAAAAGTGCGATGGGGTTTTGCCTGCTGAATAACATTGCCGTCGCGGCCAAGTGCGCCATTGCCGAGCACGAACTGGACCGCGTGCTGATCGTCGATTGGGACGTGCATCACGGCAACGGTACGCAAGACGTGTTCTACACCGATGAGCAGGTTTCGTTCTTCTCGATGCATCGCTGGCCGTTCTATCCCGGCACAGGTGACAAGGACGAAACGGGCAGCGGACGCGGACTGGGGCATACCAAAAATGTGCCCGTCGCTTTTGGTACGCCGCGTGAAAAGATCCTCAGCCAGTTCGCGAAGGAACTGGAATCATTTGCCGAGAAGACCAAGCCGCAGTTGGTGCTGATTAGCGCTGGCTTCGATGCTCACGTGCGCGATCCGATAGGTTCGCTAGAACTGGAAACCGAGGATTTTCGTGAGCTGACGAAGATCGTCCAGCGCGTGGCCGATGCACATGCCAAGGGGAGAATTGTGAGCGCGCTCGAAGGGGGCTATCAGCCGCAGCGTTTGGCCGAGTCGTTGGAAGTCCATCTCGATGAGTTGCTAAAGAAGAGTTAG